A single Nomascus leucogenys isolate Asia chromosome 14, Asia_NLE_v1, whole genome shotgun sequence DNA region contains:
- the LOC100593539 gene encoding cytochrome c oxidase assembly factor 5, whose product MPKYYEDKPQGGACAGLKEDLGACLLQSDCVVQEGKSPRQCLKEGYCNALKYAFFECKRSVLDNRARFRGRKGY is encoded by the exons ATGCCCAAGTATTACGAGGACAAGCCGCAGGGCGGCGCATGCGCGGGCCTGAAGGAGGACCTGGGCGCGTGTCTGCTGCAGTCGGACTGTGTGGTCCAG GAAGGAAAATCACCTCGGCAGTGCTTGAAGGAAGGATACTGCAACGCTTTGAAGTATGCATTTTTTGAGTGTAAAAGATCAGTG ttggATAACAGGGCAAGattcagaggaagaaaaggatATTGA
- the UNC50 gene encoding protein unc-50 homolog, whose protein sequence is MLPSTSVNSSVQGNGVLNSRDAARHTAGAKRYKYLRRLFRFRQMDFEFAAWQMLYLFTSPQRVYRNFHYRKQTKDQWARDDPAFLVLLSIWLCVSTIGFGFVLDMGFFETIKLLLWVVLIDCVGVGLLIATLMWFISNKYLVKRQSRDYDVEWGYAFDVHLNAFYPLLVILHFIQLFFINHVILTDTFIGYLVGNTLWLVAVGYYIYVTFLGYSALPFLKNTVILLYPFAPLILLYGLSLALGWNFTHTLCSFYKYRVK, encoded by the exons ATGTTACCGAGTACTTCAGTGAATTCCTCAGTGCAGGGGAACGGAGTCTTGAATTCCAGGGATGCAGCAAGACACACAGCCGGAGCGAAACGCTACAAATATCTGAGAAGGCTTTTCCGCTTTCGGCAAATGGACTTTGAATTTGCTGCCTGGCAGATGCTCTATCTGTTCACATCCCCACAGAGAGTTTACAGAAATTTTCATTATCGAAAACAGACGAAGGACCAGTGGGCCAGAGATGACCCTGCTTTCTTGGTCCTGTTAAGTATCTGGCTCTGTG TGTCCACTATAGGATTTGGCTTTGTGCTGGACATGGGATTCTTTGAGACAATAAAGCTTCTCCTTTGGGTTGTACTCATAGATTGTGTAGGCGTTGGTCTTCTGATAGCAACTTTAATGTG GTTCATCTCTAACAAGTATTTAGTGAAACGACAGAGCAGAGACTATGATGTGGAATGGGGCTATGCTTTTGATGTGCATCTCAATGCTTTTTATCCACTCCTGGTCATTTTGCATTTTATCCAGCTTTTTTTCATCAACC ATGTTATCCTGACAGACACATTTATTGGATATTTAGTTGGAAATACCTTATGGTTGGTTGCAGTTGGCTATTATATCTATGTAACTTTCCTCGGATACAGTg cattgccatttttgaaaaatacagtaattctTCTGTATCCATTTGCACCTCTGATTCTGCTCTACGGGCTGTCCCTGGCACTGGGATGGAACTTCACCCATACTCTCTGTTCTTTCTATAAGTACAGAGTGAAATAA